Proteins encoded by one window of Shewanella avicenniae:
- a CDS encoding HAD family hydrolase: protein MPALPQINGLLFDLDGTLVDTAPDLIEALYRALSQFKLPCLADEHYLTSVASHGSLGLVKAAQPDLDAEHTESVRLALLEHYLSVNGDCARVFDGIDLLLDFALQHRIKLGVVTNKPARFTRPLLTKLGLTPLMKSIISADSTLYRKPDIQPMRLAASQLVLNPAEIAYLGDAERDIIAARNVQMPSVLAGWGYLAEHDTPERWGADLTLNSPTDLLAFIDR, encoded by the coding sequence ATGCCTGCGTTACCTCAGATTAACGGTTTACTTTTTGATCTTGATGGTACGCTGGTTGATACAGCGCCAGATCTTATCGAAGCGCTGTATCGCGCCCTGTCGCAGTTTAAACTGCCCTGCCTCGCTGACGAACACTATCTTACCTCTGTCGCTTCTCATGGCTCTTTAGGACTTGTTAAAGCCGCACAACCTGATCTCGATGCCGAGCACACTGAATCCGTACGCTTAGCGCTACTTGAGCATTACCTCAGTGTGAATGGTGATTGCGCCCGTGTATTCGATGGGATCGACCTGTTATTGGATTTTGCCCTGCAGCATCGCATCAAACTCGGCGTGGTTACCAATAAGCCAGCCCGCTTTACTCGGCCATTGCTGACCAAACTTGGGCTGACACCCTTGATGAAATCCATCATCAGCGCAGACAGTACCCTGTATCGCAAGCCCGATATTCAGCCCATGCGACTAGCGGCATCACAACTAGTACTCAATCCGGCGGAAATCGCCTATTTAGGGGATGCTGAACGGGATATTATTGCGGCGCGCAATGTGCAAATGCCGAGTGTATTGGCTGGTTGGGGCTACTTGGCCGAACATGATACGCCTGAGCGTTGGGGCGCAGATCTTACACTCAATTCCCCTACCGATTTATTAGCATTTATTGATCGATAG
- the ubiG gene encoding bifunctional 2-polyprenyl-6-hydroxyphenol methylase/3-demethylubiquinol 3-O-methyltransferase UbiG: MSQNANVDPQEIAKFEKMAAGWWDPHGEFKPLHELNPLRLNYIDLKAGGIFDKKVLDVGCGGGILAESMARIGAKVTGLDMGHEPLEIARLHALEKGVTIDYLQQTAEEHAQTHQGAYDVVTCMEMLEHVPNPLSVIRACCDMVADDGWVFFSTINRNLMSWLQTIVAAEYVLKMLPVGTHEHDKYIRPSELIDMVEKTELHCRDAIGIKYNPLTSIFSYTKNLEVNYMIACQKLG; this comes from the coding sequence ATGTCTCAAAACGCCAATGTTGATCCGCAGGAAATTGCAAAGTTTGAAAAAATGGCGGCCGGTTGGTGGGATCCGCACGGTGAATTTAAGCCTCTGCACGAACTAAACCCACTTCGCCTAAACTATATCGACCTAAAAGCAGGCGGTATTTTTGATAAGAAGGTGTTAGATGTCGGCTGTGGTGGCGGAATCCTTGCTGAAAGCATGGCGCGCATTGGGGCAAAGGTCACCGGGCTTGATATGGGCCATGAGCCACTCGAAATCGCCCGCTTACACGCGCTCGAAAAAGGCGTGACTATCGACTATTTGCAGCAAACCGCCGAAGAACATGCACAGACGCATCAAGGTGCATACGATGTGGTGACCTGCATGGAGATGCTGGAGCACGTGCCTAACCCGCTTTCGGTTATCCGCGCTTGTTGCGATATGGTAGCCGATGATGGCTGGGTATTTTTCTCGACCATCAACCGCAATCTGATGTCATGGCTACAAACCATTGTCGCGGCTGAATACGTGTTGAAAATGCTGCCAGTGGGTACCCATGAGCACGATAAATATATTCGGCCATCTGAGCTCATCGACATGGTTGAGAAAACCGAACTGCACTGTCGCGATGCGATCGGTATCAAATACAATCCTCTTACTTCAATCTTTTCGTACACCAAAAATCTTGAAGTGAACTACATGATTGCTTGTCAAAAATTAGGATAA
- the gyrA gene encoding DNA topoisomerase (ATP-hydrolyzing) subunit A, with protein MTDQASSISPINIEDELKNSYLDYAMSVIVGRALPDVRDGLKPVHRRVLFAMNELKNDWNKPYKKSARVVGDVIGKYHPHGDSAVYDTIVRMAQPFSLRYTLVDGQGNFGSIDGDAAAAMRYTEIRMEKLAHQLLADLDKETVDYVPNYDGTEMIPEVLPTRVPNLLINGSSGIAVGMATNIPPHNITEVIKGCLALIEEPELSIEQLIEYIPGPDFPTAAIINGRKGIEDAYRTGRGKVIMRARASFETDEHNGRERIIVTEIPYQVNKARLIEKIAELVKDKRIEGISGLRDESDKDGMRIVIEIKRGEVAEVVLNNLYAQTQMQCSFGINMVALANGQPKLFNLKEMLEAFILHRREVVTRRTVFELRKARDRAHILEALAVALSNIDPIIELIKASASPADAKTGLMAQGWELGNVREMLEKAGDDAARPEWLEPEYGIRDGLYYLTEQQAQAILDLRLNKLTGLEHEKILQEYVDLLDIIAGLLHILRSPARLMEVIKEELDQVLADFGDERRTEITASSADINLEDLITEEDVVVTLSHLGYAKYQPLTDYQAQRRGGKGKAATKVKDEDFVERLLVANTHDTILCFSDFGKLYWMRVFELPLASRQSRGKPIVNLLPLSEGERITAILPVREYEEGKYIIMATSHGTVKKTALTEYSRPRSNGIIAVNLKDGDQLIGVDITDGSNEIMLFSDAGKVVRFKEAEESIVTDEDGNPVLDENGEVQVNFKGVRPMGRNATGVRGIALEDGQKVVSLIVPKSEDPILTVTENGYGKRTAIDEYPSKSRATKGVVSIKVSDRNGPVVGAVQAAENDEIMLISDKGTLVRTPVSGVSLIGRNTQGVTIIRTADDERVVGLQRIDEIQSNGDDIDSEVVEDETSATTPDAPQDDAEE; from the coding sequence ATGACTGACCAGGCTTCATCAATTTCACCAATAAATATTGAAGACGAACTCAAAAATTCCTACCTCGACTATGCGATGAGCGTAATCGTTGGACGGGCCCTGCCAGATGTTAGGGACGGTCTCAAACCAGTTCACCGTCGCGTCTTATTTGCGATGAACGAGCTGAAAAACGACTGGAATAAACCTTATAAGAAATCGGCCCGTGTTGTCGGCGACGTAATCGGTAAATACCACCCGCACGGCGATAGCGCGGTATATGACACCATCGTGCGTATGGCGCAGCCGTTCTCGTTGCGTTACACCCTGGTTGATGGTCAAGGTAACTTCGGTTCTATCGATGGTGACGCGGCAGCGGCAATGCGTTATACCGAAATCCGCATGGAAAAGCTGGCACACCAACTGCTGGCTGACTTAGATAAAGAAACTGTGGATTATGTGCCGAACTACGACGGTACAGAAATGATCCCTGAAGTACTGCCAACGCGTGTACCTAACCTGCTGATTAACGGTTCATCGGGTATCGCTGTTGGTATGGCAACCAACATTCCGCCACACAACATCACCGAAGTGATCAAAGGTTGTTTGGCGTTGATTGAAGAGCCTGAACTGTCGATTGAGCAGTTGATTGAATATATTCCGGGCCCAGATTTCCCAACCGCTGCAATTATCAATGGCCGTAAAGGTATTGAAGACGCCTACCGCACTGGTCGCGGCAAGGTGATCATGCGCGCGCGCGCTTCATTTGAAACCGATGAACATAACGGCCGTGAGCGTATTATCGTCACCGAAATCCCATATCAAGTGAACAAAGCACGCTTGATTGAGAAGATTGCAGAGCTGGTTAAAGATAAACGTATCGAAGGTATTAGCGGCCTGCGCGATGAGTCTGACAAAGACGGTATGCGCATCGTTATCGAAATTAAGCGCGGTGAAGTTGCAGAAGTTGTGTTGAACAACCTGTATGCCCAAACCCAGATGCAATGTTCTTTCGGTATCAACATGGTGGCGTTGGCAAATGGCCAACCTAAGCTATTCAACCTGAAAGAGATGCTGGAAGCTTTTATTCTGCATCGCCGCGAAGTGGTTACCCGTCGTACCGTTTTCGAATTGCGCAAAGCACGTGACCGTGCCCATATATTGGAAGCACTGGCTGTTGCGTTGTCTAACATCGATCCAATCATTGAGTTGATTAAAGCATCTGCGAGTCCAGCAGACGCCAAAACTGGCCTGATGGCACAAGGTTGGGAACTCGGTAACGTTCGCGAAATGCTTGAAAAAGCTGGTGATGATGCAGCTCGTCCAGAATGGCTTGAACCAGAGTATGGCATTCGTGACGGTCTCTACTATCTGACCGAACAACAAGCACAAGCAATTCTTGATCTGCGCTTGAACAAGCTGACCGGTCTAGAACACGAAAAAATCCTGCAAGAATATGTTGATCTTCTGGATATCATTGCTGGTTTATTACATATCCTGCGTAGCCCAGCACGCTTGATGGAAGTGATCAAAGAAGAACTTGACCAAGTGTTGGCTGATTTTGGCGATGAACGTCGCACAGAAATCACTGCATCATCAGCGGATATAAATCTCGAAGATTTGATCACTGAAGAAGACGTGGTCGTGACACTGTCACACTTAGGTTATGCAAAATACCAACCGCTGACGGACTATCAAGCGCAGCGCCGTGGTGGTAAAGGTAAAGCTGCAACCAAAGTAAAAGATGAAGACTTTGTCGAACGTCTGTTGGTGGCTAACACTCACGACACCATTTTGTGTTTCTCAGACTTTGGTAAGTTGTATTGGATGCGCGTATTTGAATTGCCACTGGCAAGTCGTCAATCACGCGGTAAGCCAATTGTGAACTTGTTACCTTTGTCGGAAGGTGAACGTATCACAGCGATTCTGCCAGTACGTGAATACGAAGAAGGCAAATACATCATCATGGCGACCTCACACGGCACCGTGAAGAAAACCGCATTGACTGAATATAGCCGTCCGCGTAGCAACGGTATTATTGCCGTGAACCTGAAAGATGGTGACCAGTTGATCGGTGTGGATATTACCGACGGCAGCAATGAGATCATGCTGTTCTCTGATGCGGGAAAAGTGGTGCGCTTTAAAGAAGCGGAAGAATCCATTGTCACTGACGAAGACGGTAATCCAGTATTGGATGAAAACGGTGAAGTACAAGTGAACTTCAAAGGTGTGCGCCCAATGGGACGTAACGCTACCGGTGTTCGTGGTATTGCATTAGAAGATGGCCAAAAAGTTGTATCACTGATTGTGCCGAAATCTGAAGATCCAATCCTGACAGTTACCGAAAACGGTTACGGTAAGCGTACGGCTATCGATGAGTATCCATCGAAGAGCCGTGCAACCAAAGGTGTAGTATCTATTAAAGTCTCAGATCGTAACGGGCCGGTCGTTGGCGCAGTTCAAGCCGCTGAAAACGACGAAATCATGCTGATCAGTGACAAAGGTACTTTGGTTCGTACTCCTGTGTCTGGTGTGTCGCTGATTGGTCGTAACACCCAAGGTGTGACCATCATCCGTACCG
- the nrdA gene encoding class 1a ribonucleoside-diphosphate reductase subunit alpha: MNSNMTVTKRSGAREVIDLDKIHRVITWAAEDLSNVSVSEVELRSHLQFYDGIPTEAIHETIIKAAADLISPESPDYQFLAARLAIFHLRKKAFGQFEPPKLRDHVTKLVELGKYDKHIVEDYTAEELDILDSYIDHWRDMTFSYAAVKQLEGKYLVQNRVTHEVYESAQFLYILVAACLFARYPKETRLQYVRDFYDAVSTFKISLPTPIMAGVRTPTRQFSSCVLIETGDSLDSINATSSAIVKYVSQRAGIGINAGRIRALGSPIRGGEAFHTGCIPFYKHFQTAVKSCSQGGVRGGAATLFYPLWHLEVESLLVLKNNRGVDDNRIRHLDYGVQINKLMYQRLIKGENITLFSPSDVPGLYDAFFADQAEFERLYTQYEQNPSIRKRSLRAVELFSLMMQERASTGRIYIQNVDHCNTHSPFDPQVAPVRQSNLCLEIALPTKPLNDVNDPNGEIALCTLSALNLGAISELNEIEGLADLAVRALDNLLDYQDYPIPAAHTASMNRRTLGIGVINFANYLAKHGVKYSDGSGNNLTHKTFEAIQYYLLKASMKLAKEQGACPLFNETTYAKGILPIDTYKRDLDKICSEPLHLDWEQLRNDIKEYGLRNSTLSALMPSETSSQISNATNGIEPPRGLISVKASKDGQLKQVVPDFEQLRENYELLWQMPSNDGYLQLVGIMQKFIDQSISANTNYDPSKYDSGKVPMQLLLKDLLTAYKLGVKTLYYHNTRDGASDKHDDFAAVEKEDDGCAGGACKI, encoded by the coding sequence ATGAATAGCAATATGACAGTGACCAAGCGCAGCGGCGCACGTGAAGTGATCGATCTGGACAAGATCCATCGCGTAATCACCTGGGCGGCTGAAGACCTCTCTAACGTATCAGTTTCTGAAGTTGAACTTCGCTCACATCTGCAGTTTTATGACGGCATCCCAACGGAAGCGATTCACGAAACGATTATCAAAGCAGCTGCTGACCTGATCTCGCCTGAGTCACCAGACTACCAATTTTTAGCGGCGCGCTTGGCCATTTTCCATCTGCGCAAAAAGGCCTTTGGCCAGTTTGAACCACCAAAGCTACGTGACCATGTAACCAAGCTGGTTGAATTAGGCAAATACGACAAACACATCGTCGAAGATTACACGGCTGAAGAATTAGACATTCTTGATAGCTATATCGATCATTGGCGCGATATGACCTTCTCTTACGCCGCAGTGAAGCAGCTTGAAGGCAAATATTTAGTACAAAACCGTGTGACGCATGAAGTCTACGAAAGCGCGCAGTTTCTCTACATTCTGGTAGCGGCATGTTTGTTTGCCCGTTATCCAAAAGAAACCCGCTTGCAGTACGTGCGTGATTTCTACGATGCGGTATCCACGTTTAAGATCTCACTGCCAACGCCAATTATGGCCGGCGTGCGTACGCCAACGCGTCAATTCAGTTCATGTGTATTGATTGAAACTGGCGACAGCTTAGATTCGATTAACGCCACCTCGTCGGCGATTGTGAAGTACGTCAGCCAACGTGCCGGTATCGGCATCAACGCCGGTCGTATTCGTGCGCTCGGTAGCCCAATCCGTGGCGGTGAAGCATTCCACACTGGTTGCATTCCCTTTTATAAGCATTTCCAAACGGCGGTTAAGTCCTGCTCGCAAGGTGGTGTTCGTGGCGGCGCAGCAACCCTGTTCTACCCACTGTGGCACTTAGAAGTTGAATCACTGCTGGTTTTGAAAAACAACCGTGGTGTCGACGACAACCGTATCCGCCATTTGGACTACGGCGTACAGATCAACAAGCTGATGTATCAACGTTTGATCAAAGGCGAAAACATCACTTTGTTTAGCCCATCAGACGTGCCAGGTCTTTACGATGCATTCTTTGCTGACCAAGCAGAATTTGAGCGTTTGTACACCCAATACGAACAAAACCCAAGCATTCGCAAACGCTCGCTGCGCGCGGTCGAGCTGTTCTCGTTGATGATGCAAGAACGTGCCTCTACTGGCCGTATCTACATTCAAAACGTGGACCACTGCAACACCCATAGCCCGTTTGACCCACAAGTGGCGCCAGTACGTCAATCCAACCTGTGTTTGGAAATCGCACTGCCAACTAAACCACTGAACGACGTGAACGATCCAAACGGTGAGATTGCGCTGTGTACGCTATCAGCTCTCAACTTAGGCGCAATTTCTGAATTGAATGAAATTGAAGGCTTAGCTGATTTGGCCGTACGCGCGCTCGATAATCTGCTGGATTATCAAGATTACCCAATTCCAGCGGCACACACTGCGTCGATGAATCGCCGTACTTTGGGTATTGGCGTGATCAACTTTGCTAACTATTTGGCGAAGCATGGCGTGAAATATTCTGATGGCAGCGGTAATAACCTGACCCATAAAACCTTTGAAGCAATTCAGTACTACCTACTGAAGGCGTCAATGAAACTGGCAAAAGAGCAAGGTGCTTGCCCACTGTTCAATGAAACCACCTATGCCAAAGGCATTTTGCCAATCGATACCTACAAGCGTGATTTAGACAAAATCTGTTCTGAACCACTGCATTTAGATTGGGAACAGCTGCGCAATGACATCAAAGAATACGGCTTGCGTAACTCTACCCTGTCAGCGCTAATGCCATCAGAGACCTCATCACAGATCTCTAACGCGACCAACGGCATTGAACCTCCACGCGGTTTAATCAGTGTTAAGGCATCAAAAGATGGCCAACTGAAACAAGTGGTACCAGATTTTGAACAGCTTCGCGAAAACTACGAGCTGTTGTGGCAAATGCCGAGCAATGATGGTTACCTGCAATTAGTAGGTATTATGCAGAAGTTTATCGATCAATCGATCTCTGCTAACACCAACTATGACCCATCTAAATATGACAGTGGCAAAGTACCAATGCAGTTGCTGCTGAAAGATTTGCTAACAGCCTACAAGCTGGGTGTGAAGACGCTGTATTATCATAACACCCGTGACGGTGCCTCTGATAAGCACGACGATTTCGCTGCTGTCGAGAAGGAAGACGATGGCTGCGCTGGCGGTGCATGTAAGATTTAA